The genomic region TCGTCGCCTTTTTCATCGGGTACGCCGATTTCCGCTTCATTTTCTAGCGAATTATTGTCAAAATTTTGAAAACTTTCGGGAATTTCTTTGTTCGCTTTGACGCCGAGTTGTTTGAGCGATGCGCATTGCGAAATTACATTTCCGCGCCCCGTCATCAACTGCCCTTTGGCTTTTTCAAAACTTTCCTTCGCCCGATTTAAGTTAACACCAACCGATTCAAATGTATTCAAAAAGCCTGTAAATTTTTCGAGTAAACTTTTTCCTTGTTCTGCGATTTTTAAGGCGTTGCGATTCTGTTCTTCGTGCCGCCATAAATCCGCAAAAAGTTTTAAGCACGCGATGAGTGTCGTCGGGCTCACTAAAATGACGTGTTTTTTATACGCATCTTTCCACAATTCGGGGTCGCTTTGCACTGCGAGCAAATACGCGGGCTCAATCGGCACAAACATCATCGTGAAATCCGCAGAATTTTCCAATTTATCTTCGTAATGTTTTGCCGCTAATTCGTCGATGTGTTTTCGCACCGATTCCAAATGATTTTTGAGCGCTTTTTCTTGCGCCGTTTTGTCTTGATCATTCGCCGAAAATTCATTGTAAGCGGTTAATGAAACTTTCGAATCGATGATGATTTGACGCTTTCCCGGTAAGCGCACAACGGCATCGGGAATATTCGTTTTTCCAGAATCATCTTTGATGCGCACTTGCATTTCGTATTGCAAACCTTTGTGTAAACCCGAATTTTCGAGAATCGTTTCGAGAAGCATTTCGCCCCAATTTCCTTGCGATTTCGGCGCTTTGAGCGCATTCGCCAACTGATTTGCTTGTTCGCTCACCGAATTCGTCGTCTTCAAAAGTTCTTCGATGCGCGTGCTCAGTTGGATGCGCTTGTCGTTTTCGTCTTTATAATTTTTCTGCACTTGCTCTTCGAAAGTTTTGATTTTTTCTTTCAGCGGATTTAAGATATTTTCCATTTGCTTTAAATTCGTTCCCAAAAATTCTTGCGACCGCGATTTTAAAAGTTCCTCGGAAATTTTTGAAAATTCCGCTGCGGCGGTTTTGCGATTTTGTTCTTCGTGTTCGCGCTCTTTTTTAACGCGTTCTTCGAAATGATCACGTTCCGCTTTTAAGTCTTCGGCTGCGCTCTTCTTGACACGTTCAAGTTCCACTTTTGCGCTTTCTTGAAGCTTTTCATATTTTTCGTTTAACTCTTTAATCTCGGAATCTTTCTTCGCTAAAAATTCGTTGCGTTCTTTTTCAAATTTTTCGCGGTCGCTTTCACGCTGATTCTCGGCGTTCTTCTTGGCATTGTCAAGTTCCGCTTTTGCGCTTTCTTGAAGCTTTTCATATTTTTCGTTTAACTCTTTAATCTCGGAATCTTTCTTCGCTAAAAGTTCGTTGCGTTCTTTTGCAAATTTTTCGCGGTCGCTTTCACGCTGATTCTCGGCGTTCTTCTTGGCATTGTCAAGTTCCGCTCTCGCGCTTTCTTGAAGCGTTTCATAGTTTTTGCGTAATTCTTGAATCTCGGATTCTTTCTTCGCTAAAAATTCGCGGCGTTCGTTTTCAAAATTTTCACGGTCGCTTTCAAATTTTTTGCGGTCACTTTCCCGCTGTTCAAAAATTGTCTGGCGTTCTTCTTTGGCGGTGGCGACTTCTGCGCGAACACTTTCTAATGAAGTTCGCAAATCATTTGCTGCATTCAAAGCGTCTTGTAATTGTTTTTGTTTCAGCTGAACTTGAAGACGCAACACGAAAAATAAAATGCCTGCGCCCAAAATCATTCCCACGAGAAATAAAATAATTTCCATTTAAAAACTCCTTTTTTGGGAAATATAGCTTTTGAATTTGTCAAAATCTGTCATTTTAGCACATTTCCCGAAAAATTTTTCCCGTTTTTCGCCCGCCGATTTTTATTTCTGCTTCCTTTTTTCGTTTTGAATTTATTTTTAGAGGCAAAAGGAGATTTTTGTGATGAGAAA from Hallerella porci harbors:
- the rmuC gene encoding DNA recombination protein RmuC, with protein sequence MEIILFLVGMILGAGILFFVLRLQVQLKQKQLQDALNAANDLRTSLESVRAEVATAKEERQTIFEQRESDRKKFESDRENFENERREFLAKKESEIQELRKNYETLQESARAELDNAKKNAENQRESDREKFAKERNELLAKKDSEIKELNEKYEKLQESAKAELDNAKKNAENQRESDREKFEKERNEFLAKKDSEIKELNEKYEKLQESAKVELERVKKSAAEDLKAERDHFEERVKKEREHEEQNRKTAAAEFSKISEELLKSRSQEFLGTNLKQMENILNPLKEKIKTFEEQVQKNYKDENDKRIQLSTRIEELLKTTNSVSEQANQLANALKAPKSQGNWGEMLLETILENSGLHKGLQYEMQVRIKDDSGKTNIPDAVVRLPGKRQIIIDSKVSLTAYNEFSANDQDKTAQEKALKNHLESVRKHIDELAAKHYEDKLENSADFTMMFVPIEPAYLLAVQSDPELWKDAYKKHVILVSPTTLIACLKLFADLWRHEEQNRNALKIAEQGKSLLEKFTGFLNTFESVGVNLNRAKESFEKAKGQLMTGRGNVISQCASLKQLGVKANKEIPESFQNFDNNSLENEAEIGVPDEKGDEKPL